One Kallotenue papyrolyticum genomic window carries:
- the gndA gene encoding NADP-dependent phosphogluconate dehydrogenase, translating into MAQHDIAVIGLAVMGQNLARNIARHGFKVAVYNRSAERTRELVTTHPDPNLTPCFDLETLVAALQPPRRLLLMVKAGEAVDRMIEQLQPLLAPGDILIDGGNSFFRDTERRATALAQAGIHFLGVGISGGEEGALHGPSIMPGGDRAAYAAVAPIFEAIAARAPDGTPCVAYLGPGGAGHYVKMVHNGIEYGDMQLIAESYDLLRRGAGLDAPALAEVFATWNQGELQSFLIEITADILRARDEESGQPLVDLILDTAGQKGTGKWTSQDSFELGVPIPTINAAVEMRMLSAQKEERVTAAQTLRGPAARPAHEPTALIEAVRAALYASKICAYAQGLALLRAASDERGYGLELATVARIWRAGCIIRARLLDEISAAFTAQPDLPNLLLAPAFAAAIAERDAAWRRAISAAIAQGIPVPALSSALHYYDAYRSERLPANLIQAQRDYFGAHTYARIDRPGLFHTNWSELVRRR; encoded by the coding sequence ATGGCACAGCACGACATCGCCGTGATCGGTTTGGCGGTTATGGGCCAGAACCTGGCGCGCAACATCGCGCGGCATGGCTTCAAGGTCGCCGTGTACAACCGCAGCGCCGAACGCACCCGTGAGCTGGTCACCACGCATCCTGATCCCAATCTCACGCCCTGCTTCGACCTGGAAACGCTCGTTGCGGCACTGCAACCACCGCGCCGCCTGTTGTTGATGGTCAAAGCCGGCGAGGCGGTGGATCGCATGATCGAGCAGCTCCAACCCCTGCTCGCACCGGGCGATATCCTGATCGACGGCGGCAACTCGTTCTTCCGCGATACCGAGCGCCGCGCCACCGCCCTGGCGCAGGCCGGAATCCACTTCCTGGGGGTGGGCATCTCGGGCGGCGAGGAGGGCGCGCTGCATGGGCCCAGCATCATGCCCGGCGGCGATCGCGCTGCCTACGCCGCCGTCGCGCCGATCTTCGAGGCGATTGCCGCGCGCGCGCCAGACGGCACGCCCTGCGTGGCCTACCTAGGACCAGGTGGCGCTGGACATTACGTCAAGATGGTCCACAACGGCATCGAATACGGCGACATGCAGCTTATCGCGGAGAGCTACGATCTGCTGCGGCGCGGCGCCGGACTGGATGCGCCGGCGCTGGCCGAGGTTTTTGCCACCTGGAACCAGGGCGAGCTGCAATCGTTTTTGATCGAGATCACCGCCGATATTCTGCGCGCGCGCGACGAGGAGAGCGGTCAGCCGCTGGTCGACCTGATCCTTGATACGGCCGGCCAGAAGGGCACCGGCAAGTGGACCTCGCAGGACAGCTTCGAGCTGGGCGTGCCGATTCCGACGATCAACGCCGCGGTGGAGATGCGCATGCTCTCGGCACAGAAAGAAGAGCGCGTGACCGCGGCCCAGACATTGCGCGGGCCCGCAGCGCGCCCAGCGCACGAGCCAACCGCACTGATCGAGGCGGTGCGTGCCGCGCTGTACGCCTCCAAGATCTGCGCCTACGCCCAGGGCCTGGCCCTGTTGCGCGCGGCTTCGGACGAGCGCGGCTATGGGTTGGAGCTTGCGACCGTCGCGCGGATCTGGCGCGCCGGATGCATCATTCGCGCACGGCTGTTGGACGAGATCAGCGCAGCCTTTACCGCGCAGCCCGATCTGCCCAATCTGCTGCTGGCGCCCGCCTTTGCCGCAGCCATTGCCGAGCGCGACGCAGCCTGGCGGCGGGCGATCAGCGCAGCGATCGCACAGGGCATCCCCGTCCCGGCGCTCAGCTCGGCGCTGCACTACTACGATGCGTATCGCAGCGAGCGCCTGCCGGCCAACCTGATTCAGGCCCAGCGTGACTACTTCGGCGCGCACACCTATGCACGCATCGATCGCCCTGGCCTGTTCCACACCAACTGGAGCGAACTAGTGCGCCGCCGCTAA
- a CDS encoding PAS domain S-box protein, with amino-acid sequence MNTATPRFGRGLGRRCKGWMCAWRNVSLARKTGLLLLALLLVFAAAALALHLIERQRAASMLLMQQYLTAQAQTRVLFTGVLYAESAQRSVLLMATPSLVGRARTAREAARVELRRLQQLRPFDDQQRELFAAIGRLVDQELRTLALLEQYDLRARLPTEDLGALLAQSEQQLRQIEQQLNRLQQFQQQHYEAELSRLEQAYRRNLLMAALALLLSVVIVLLTLVMMRDALRRMRVLADNARRLVEGKPLQVMAAAGDEVGQVAQALQHASTMLSSQHERLMTALACAGVLIWEFDVATGRLHSFASAETAALFGFTPETLPRDAQSALAFVEDVDRERVRRALQRAIEQGEAFDVEYRARTPQGAYYFHTIGRWHVDALYGRPYLLGITRNVTALRQTDRALRERDARYQAVVEQTSDAIALIDAASRRLIDINPAGAGMLGYDPVRCLMLTLYDVVALPPQQIDERLAAWLEMRGTPLERLRLRHAEGSTLDVEASVAVIGTERPVLSLVMRDVTEQLRAQAILRESEARYRAVVEQTTESIYLIDVATMRFIDANPAYQRLIGYSLAELRSMTLYDVVAHDRASVEAYTARIVTQGALVLGERYHRRRDGTLVPLEVSAVLISFNQQAAMCVVARDVSTRKQAEQALIRSKEAAEASSRTAQVLLARLSHELRTPLHAILGSVQLLESEITDEQQRTQIAAIGHAGQQLLALIDDVLALVDLEAQRSALALEALPLVPLVQDALLQARALTQQYQLSCVIDSSDVVVMADRRRLTQALVQVLRIALNALSPDARLTLRAHRDGARVRLVLEGPLQLALGSGWWRRAVEGDGAAPDLAGLEIRHFGWVLARRLVEVQGGTLGVTPRQGGVELWLELPRAPTHELQSAGGGEDA; translated from the coding sequence GTGAACACCGCAACGCCACGCTTTGGGAGAGGGCTCGGCCGGCGCTGTAAGGGCTGGATGTGCGCCTGGCGGAACGTCTCGCTTGCGCGCAAAACCGGCCTGTTGCTGCTGGCGCTGCTGCTTGTGTTTGCTGCCGCTGCTCTTGCGCTCCATCTGATCGAACGGCAGCGCGCCGCAAGCATGCTGCTGATGCAGCAGTACTTGACGGCCCAGGCCCAAACCCGTGTTCTGTTCACGGGCGTGCTGTACGCCGAGAGCGCCCAGCGCAGCGTGCTGCTGATGGCAACGCCAAGCTTGGTCGGGCGGGCGCGCACCGCCCGTGAAGCCGCCCGCGTCGAGCTGCGTCGTCTGCAACAGCTCCGGCCATTCGACGATCAGCAGCGCGAGCTGTTCGCCGCAATCGGGCGCCTGGTCGACCAAGAACTGCGCACTCTGGCGCTGCTCGAGCAGTATGATCTGCGTGCGCGCCTACCGACGGAGGATCTGGGCGCGCTGTTGGCGCAGAGCGAACAGCAGCTCAGGCAGATCGAGCAACAGCTCAACCGCCTGCAACAGTTCCAGCAGCAGCACTACGAAGCCGAACTGTCACGGCTGGAGCAGGCCTACCGCCGCAATCTGCTGATGGCCGCTTTGGCACTGCTGCTGAGTGTGGTCATCGTGCTGCTCACGCTGGTGATGATGCGCGATGCCCTGCGCCGGATGCGTGTGTTGGCCGACAACGCCCGTCGCTTGGTGGAGGGTAAGCCATTGCAGGTGATGGCGGCGGCCGGTGATGAGGTCGGCCAGGTGGCGCAGGCGTTGCAGCACGCGAGTACCATGCTGAGCAGCCAGCACGAGCGTCTGATGACGGCGTTGGCATGCGCCGGCGTGCTGATCTGGGAATTTGACGTGGCGACCGGCCGGCTTCACTCGTTCGCCAGTGCCGAAACCGCAGCGCTGTTCGGCTTCACGCCAGAAACCCTCCCCCGCGACGCACAGAGCGCGCTGGCCTTTGTCGAGGATGTCGATCGCGAGCGTGTTCGGCGTGCGCTCCAGCGGGCCATCGAACAAGGTGAGGCCTTCGATGTGGAGTATCGCGCGCGTACTCCCCAGGGTGCCTACTACTTCCACACCATCGGGCGCTGGCATGTAGATGCGCTGTACGGCCGTCCCTATCTGCTGGGGATCACCAGGAATGTGACGGCCCTGCGGCAGACCGACCGCGCCTTGCGCGAGCGCGATGCCCGTTACCAGGCGGTTGTCGAACAGACAAGCGATGCGATCGCCTTGATCGATGCCGCCAGCCGGCGCTTGATCGACATCAATCCCGCCGGTGCCGGCATGTTGGGCTATGACCCGGTGCGCTGCCTGATGCTGACGCTCTACGATGTCGTGGCCCTTCCACCACAGCAGATCGATGAGCGACTGGCCGCCTGGCTCGAGATGCGCGGTACGCCGCTGGAGCGCCTGCGTCTGCGGCATGCCGAGGGCTCCACGCTGGATGTCGAGGCCAGTGTCGCGGTGATCGGCACAGAGCGACCGGTGCTAAGTCTGGTGATGCGCGATGTGACCGAGCAACTGCGCGCACAGGCTATTCTCCGCGAAAGCGAGGCGCGCTACCGCGCCGTGGTGGAGCAGACCACCGAAAGCATCTACCTGATCGATGTGGCGACGATGCGCTTCATCGATGCCAACCCGGCCTACCAGCGGCTGATCGGCTACAGCCTGGCCGAATTGCGCAGCATGACGCTCTACGATGTGGTGGCCCACGACCGGGCCAGCGTCGAGGCCTACACCGCGCGCATCGTTACCCAGGGCGCCCTGGTGCTGGGCGAGCGCTATCATCGCCGTCGTGATGGCACGCTGGTGCCGCTGGAGGTCTCCGCCGTGCTGATCAGTTTCAACCAGCAGGCAGCGATGTGCGTCGTCGCACGCGATGTCAGTACGCGCAAACAGGCCGAGCAGGCGCTGATCCGCTCCAAGGAGGCTGCTGAAGCCTCCAGCCGCACTGCGCAGGTGCTGCTCGCCCGCCTGAGCCATGAGCTGCGCACGCCCTTACACGCCATTCTCGGCAGCGTTCAGTTGCTCGAGTCGGAGATCACCGATGAGCAGCAGCGGACACAGATCGCCGCTATCGGCCATGCCGGTCAGCAGTTGCTGGCTTTGATCGATGATGTATTGGCTTTGGTGGATTTGGAAGCCCAGCGGTCGGCTTTGGCCCTTGAAGCACTACCGCTCGTGCCACTGGTACAGGATGCTCTGCTGCAGGCCCGTGCTCTGACGCAGCAGTACCAGTTGTCTTGTGTCATCGATAGCAGTGATGTGGTGGTCATGGCCGATCGCCGCCGCCTGACTCAGGCGCTGGTGCAGGTATTGCGTATAGCGCTGAATGCTCTATCCCCCGATGCGCGCCTCACGCTGCGCGCGCACCGCGACGGCGCGCGGGTACGGCTCGTGTTGGAAGGGCCGCTACAGCTTGCCCTCGGTAGTGGGTGGTGGAGGCGCGCGGTGGAGGGGGATGGAGCTGCACCGGATCTGGCCGGTCTTGAGATCAGACACTTTGGCTGGGTGCTGGCACGCCGGTTGGTAGAGGTACAGGGTGGTACACTGGGAGTAACGCCGCGGCAGGGCGGTGTGGAGCTGTGGCTGGAGTTGCCGCGCGCCCCTACGCACGAGCTCCAGAGCGCCGGAGGTGGCGAGGATGCCTGA
- a CDS encoding HD domain-containing phosphohydrolase: MSSELFHTALIAILDDQPTNTQVLEQLLRKHGYTNIVAYHDPRRFLADAIRLQPEVILLDLHMPHLDGIEVLRHLARLWSEMPFLPVIVLTADVTNAARRQALEHGARDFISKPFDMIEVVLRVRNVIEMGRLYQALRHHNQELEARVQERTQALEAAQIELLECLARAAEYRDDDTGEHTQRVGALTAAIAMALGLPAGDVELLRRAAPLHDIGKIGIPDAILLKSSALTAEEFELIKTHTLIGADILGWSRFSLLQVAAEIALAHHERWDGSGYPHGLVGSAIPLAGRIVAVADVFDALTHERPYKSAWSEAQALAEIERQRGRQFDPAVVDAFFRARADAASGAAPPAAPESYRPAA, encoded by the coding sequence ATGAGCAGCGAGCTATTCCATACCGCGCTGATCGCCATCCTCGACGATCAGCCCACCAACACGCAGGTGCTCGAACAACTGCTGCGTAAACACGGCTATACCAACATCGTCGCCTACCACGATCCACGGCGTTTTCTGGCCGATGCCATCCGCTTGCAACCCGAAGTGATCCTGCTTGATCTGCACATGCCCCACCTGGATGGCATCGAAGTGCTCCGGCATCTGGCTCGGCTTTGGTCCGAGATGCCTTTTCTGCCGGTGATCGTGCTGACCGCGGACGTTACCAACGCGGCACGGCGGCAGGCGTTGGAACATGGCGCCCGCGATTTTATAAGTAAGCCCTTCGATATGATCGAGGTCGTGTTGCGCGTGCGCAACGTGATCGAGATGGGACGCCTCTACCAAGCGCTGCGGCACCACAACCAGGAACTGGAGGCGCGCGTCCAAGAACGTACCCAGGCGCTCGAGGCGGCGCAGATCGAGTTGCTGGAATGTCTGGCGCGTGCTGCCGAATATCGCGATGACGACACCGGCGAACATACCCAGCGGGTGGGCGCGTTGACGGCGGCCATTGCCATGGCCTTGGGCCTGCCGGCGGGGGATGTCGAACTGTTGCGGCGCGCCGCGCCGCTGCACGACATTGGCAAGATCGGCATTCCCGACGCGATTCTGCTCAAGTCCAGCGCGTTGACGGCGGAGGAGTTTGAGCTGATCAAGACGCATACGTTGATCGGCGCTGATATTTTGGGTTGGAGCCGGTTTTCGTTGCTGCAGGTCGCGGCAGAGATCGCCCTAGCGCACCATGAGCGCTGGGATGGCAGCGGCTATCCCCACGGCCTGGTCGGAAGCGCCATCCCGTTGGCGGGGCGCATCGTGGCTGTGGCTGATGTCTTCGATGCACTGACGCACGAGCGCCCCTACAAGTCGGCCTGGTCGGAGGCGCAGGCGCTGGCCGAGATCGAACGCCAGCGCGGGCGGCAGTTCGATCCGGCCGTGGTGGATGCCTTCTTCCGCGCCCGCGCCGACGCCGCATCAGGCGCAGCACCGCCGGCAGCACCTGAGTCCTACCGACCGGCTGCCTGA
- a CDS encoding exosortase/archaeosortase family protein: MIAAGWSWALLLGWLSVLLFLRTYRIWLPYYVLGSVGLAYWMVLAGRAWFGLDRWMAVLVAVTTQRLADLLAIPTQTFAQAPGTLLVMVISQEIGWTALQVGVESSGLLELSVLTALLALYPGWSWRERGVLILGCAVLLIAANILRVLIIVALLHYLGKEALLLAHTIIGKVVFFGLTLAIYWLAITAPTLRQLGRRFRQARAL, from the coding sequence ATGATCGCTGCGGGCTGGAGCTGGGCACTGCTGCTTGGCTGGCTGAGCGTACTGTTGTTTTTGCGCACCTACCGCATCTGGCTGCCCTACTATGTGCTGGGCAGCGTTGGCCTGGCCTACTGGATGGTGCTGGCCGGACGCGCCTGGTTCGGCCTGGATCGCTGGATGGCCGTGCTGGTCGCCGTCACGACCCAGCGCCTGGCCGACCTGCTGGCGATCCCAACGCAGACCTTTGCCCAGGCGCCGGGCACGCTGCTGGTGATGGTTATCAGCCAGGAGATCGGCTGGACCGCGCTGCAGGTGGGCGTCGAGTCCTCCGGGTTGCTGGAGCTGAGCGTGTTGACCGCGCTGCTGGCGCTCTATCCGGGCTGGTCCTGGCGCGAGCGCGGCGTGCTGATCCTTGGCTGCGCGGTGTTGCTGATCGCGGCCAATATCCTGCGCGTGCTGATTATCGTGGCGTTGTTGCACTATCTAGGCAAGGAAGCGCTGCTGCTGGCGCATACCATCATCGGCAAGGTCGTCTTCTTCGGCCTGACGCTGGCGATTTACTGGCTGGCGATCACCGCTCCGACGCTGCGGCAGCTTGGCCGACGCTTCCGCCAGGCGAGGGCGCTATGA
- a CDS encoding TIGR03111 family XrtG-associated glycosyltransferase: protein MTTAEWLGFAIFWGTWLLVPLLIDGLSALASLITVWYAQWRRPAPPELSFAPLVTVIVPVHNSERTLGACLASLAAQDYPREQMEVLVISNGTTDRSFEVFSACQARFGGQLTWHAIPHAGKAWALNAGIHLARGVYIINIDSDVVLAPDALRRLVARLEAEPDLGAATAAIEVLPPPVGASTWQRLLARCEFLEYQAAFQVGRRYQTIARSMFTLAGAFSAFRRDVLLQTFLYSQQTVTEDTDLTFEIHRRFPDLRIGVVAEAVAYVHPIESLSALYAQRVRWQRGQLEVSALHAPLLARPWWRLRGFSPSRILLIDHTLAFPRLVWTFFMPILALFGYPGTLLVGALIVVYLFYLTIDLLWFVTCWLLARPATRRRLRAHVWVCPVLPLYRMLVFWFRLSGFLHAVAEPASWRVQDPLRQARQGLGDLRARLQRSLLRG, encoded by the coding sequence ATGACCACCGCCGAGTGGCTGGGCTTTGCCATCTTCTGGGGTACCTGGCTGCTGGTGCCGTTGCTGATCGACGGTCTGTCGGCGCTGGCCAGTCTGATCACGGTCTGGTACGCGCAGTGGCGTCGGCCTGCGCCACCAGAGCTGAGCTTTGCGCCGCTGGTGACGGTGATCGTGCCGGTCCACAACAGCGAGCGCACCCTGGGTGCCTGTCTGGCCTCGCTGGCGGCGCAGGACTACCCGCGCGAGCAGATGGAGGTGCTGGTGATCAGCAACGGCACGACCGACCGCTCGTTTGAGGTCTTCAGCGCCTGTCAGGCGCGCTTCGGCGGCCAGCTCACCTGGCACGCCATTCCACACGCGGGCAAGGCTTGGGCGCTCAACGCCGGCATTCATCTGGCGCGCGGGGTCTATATCATCAACATCGACAGCGATGTCGTGCTGGCGCCCGATGCGCTGCGGCGGCTGGTGGCGCGCCTGGAGGCCGAGCCCGATCTGGGCGCGGCAACGGCCGCGATCGAGGTCTTGCCGCCACCTGTGGGCGCGTCCACCTGGCAACGCTTGCTGGCGCGCTGCGAGTTTCTGGAGTATCAGGCCGCCTTTCAAGTGGGTCGGCGCTACCAGACCATTGCGCGCAGCATGTTCACGCTGGCCGGTGCCTTCAGCGCCTTTCGGCGCGATGTGCTGTTGCAGACCTTTCTGTATAGCCAGCAGACCGTTACCGAAGACACCGACCTGACCTTTGAAATCCACCGTCGCTTTCCCGATCTGCGCATCGGTGTGGTTGCCGAGGCGGTGGCCTATGTGCATCCGATCGAATCGCTCAGCGCCCTGTACGCGCAGCGCGTGCGCTGGCAACGCGGCCAGTTGGAGGTCAGCGCGCTGCATGCTCCGCTCCTGGCGCGTCCCTGGTGGCGGCTGCGCGGCTTCAGTCCCAGCCGCATCCTGCTGATCGATCACACCCTGGCCTTTCCGCGTCTGGTGTGGACCTTTTTCATGCCGATCCTGGCGCTCTTCGGCTATCCCGGCACGCTGCTGGTCGGCGCGCTGATTGTGGTCTATCTCTTCTACCTGACGATCGATCTGCTCTGGTTTGTCACCTGCTGGCTCCTGGCGCGGCCCGCGACGCGTCGGCGCCTGCGCGCGCATGTCTGGGTCTGCCCGGTGCTGCCGCTCTACCGCATGCTGGTCTTCTGGTTCCGACTATCGGGCTTTCTCCACGCAGTGGCCGAGCCGGCCTCCTGGCGCGTCCAGGATCCGTTGCGCCAGGCGCGTCAGGGCCTGGGCGATCTCCGTGCGCGCTTGCAGCGCAGCCTGTTGCGCGGGTAG